A single genomic interval of Lacrimispora sphenoides JCM 1415 harbors:
- a CDS encoding sodium-dependent transporter gives MDKQHTAAKNGTFGSRIGFILASVGSAVGMGNIWMFPYRLGQYGGAAFLLVYFGFVFLFGMVGLSGEFAFGRLTGTGPIGSYDYAMKTRGKKGGAFIGAIPLIGSFGIAIGYAIIVGWVLKYLFGALSGVMMNTDATVYFSSMTGKFGSVPWHFLVVVLTVAVLAGGVLKGIEKVNAIMMPSFFILFAIIAVRVFFLPGALAGYEYLLVPRWEYLLKPETWVMAMGQAFFSLSITGSGMVIYGSYLDKKEDIPKAAVTTALLDTVAALLAGFAIIPAVFAFQMDPASGPPLMFITVPKVFSMIPAGRWVAVLFFLSVLFAGVTSLVNMLEVCSEAVQTHLHFSRKKAIFLVGAAVFIPGLFIEYEPYMGFFMDLITIYVVPFGAVLCSIMIYWVLKDGKIMEELNRGRKKPLGAAYLFTAKYIYVFLAALVFALSILYKGIG, from the coding sequence ATGGATAAACAACACACTGCGGCGAAAAACGGAACCTTTGGTTCGCGGATCGGATTTATTCTCGCCTCTGTTGGCTCTGCGGTAGGTATGGGAAACATTTGGATGTTTCCCTACCGCCTGGGCCAGTATGGGGGAGCCGCTTTTTTACTGGTGTATTTTGGCTTTGTTTTTTTGTTTGGCATGGTCGGTCTTTCCGGTGAGTTTGCCTTTGGAAGGCTGACCGGGACAGGCCCTATTGGTTCCTACGACTATGCCATGAAGACCAGAGGAAAAAAAGGAGGCGCCTTTATTGGAGCAATTCCCTTAATCGGGTCTTTTGGCATTGCCATTGGCTATGCCATCATTGTAGGCTGGGTTCTTAAGTACCTGTTCGGGGCTTTAAGCGGCGTGATGATGAATACGGATGCAACGGTATACTTTTCCAGCATGACAGGAAAATTTGGCAGCGTGCCCTGGCATTTCCTTGTGGTAGTCCTTACTGTGGCTGTTCTCGCAGGTGGGGTATTAAAAGGGATTGAAAAAGTGAATGCGATCATGATGCCGTCTTTTTTTATCCTGTTTGCGATCATTGCGGTCCGGGTCTTTTTTCTTCCAGGCGCTTTGGCAGGCTATGAATATCTGCTGGTTCCCAGATGGGAGTACTTACTGAAACCGGAAACCTGGGTGATGGCCATGGGACAGGCATTCTTTTCCTTATCCATTACAGGCTCCGGAATGGTCATTTACGGCAGTTATCTGGATAAAAAAGAAGATATACCAAAGGCAGCCGTCACCACTGCATTACTTGACACGGTTGCTGCGCTTTTGGCTGGTTTTGCAATCATTCCGGCGGTATTTGCTTTCCAGATGGACCCTGCAAGCGGCCCGCCTCTTATGTTCATCACAGTACCAAAGGTCTTTTCCATGATTCCGGCAGGAAGATGGGTGGCAGTGCTGTTTTTCCTTTCCGTATTGTTTGCAGGGGTGACTTCTCTGGTAAACATGCTTGAGGTGTGCTCAGAGGCTGTACAGACCCACTTGCACTTTTCACGTAAGAAGGCTATTTTTTTGGTAGGGGCAGCGGTGTTTATTCCAGGACTCTTCATAGAATACGAGCCTTATATGGGATTCTTTATGGATCTGATTACAATATACGTAGTTCCATTTGGCGCCGTTTTATGCTCTATTATGATTTACTGGGTCTTAAAAGACGGAAAGATCATGGAAGAATTAAACAGGGGAAGGAAGAAGCCTTTAGGGGCGGCTTATCTTTTTACTGCAAAATACATCTATGTTTTTCTTGCTGCGTTAGTGTTCGCACTTAGCATCCTATATAAAGGAATCGGATAA
- a CDS encoding UDP-N-acetylglucosamine pyrophosphorylase, which produces MKKEDMTNQDLFDTTHTIAKLLFEQTTYPWEIIPKISEFIVSLGERLPKDEFVHVGKAVWIHKSINLPPTACMGEHVIICKGAQIRHCAFIRGNAIIGEGAVIGNSSEIKNSILFDGVQVPHYNYVGDSILGYKSHMGASSLASNVKSDKSLVTVHAEDGDIETGLKKFGAIIGDFTEVGCGAVLNPGTVIGPKSNIYPLSCVRGCVDANSIYKNQGEIVEKKMIEE; this is translated from the coding sequence ATGAAAAAAGAAGATATGACAAACCAGGACTTATTTGATACTACCCATACGATAGCAAAATTATTATTTGAACAGACTACTTACCCATGGGAAATCATCCCGAAAATCAGTGAATTCATCGTTTCCCTGGGAGAGCGCCTTCCAAAGGATGAGTTTGTTCACGTGGGAAAAGCGGTATGGATCCATAAATCCATCAATCTTCCGCCAACAGCATGTATGGGTGAGCATGTAATCATCTGTAAGGGTGCACAGATCCGTCATTGCGCATTTATCAGAGGCAACGCCATCATTGGAGAAGGTGCTGTAATAGGAAACTCTTCTGAAATTAAGAACTCCATTCTTTTTGATGGTGTACAGGTTCCTCATTATAACTATGTAGGAGATTCCATCTTAGGCTATAAGTCTCATATGGGTGCTTCTTCTTTGGCTTCCAACGTAAAATCTGATAAGTCTTTGGTTACGGTTCATGCAGAAGACGGGGATATTGAGACCGGTCTTAAGAAATTCGGTGCGATCATAGGTGATTTCACAGAAGTTGGCTGTGGTGCAGTCTTGAATCCAGGTACCGTAATCGGGCCAAAATCCAATATTTATCCTCTTTCCTGCGTCAGAGGCTGTGTAGATGCTAACTCCATCTATAAGAATCAGGGTGAAATCGTAGAGAAAAAAATGATTGAGGAATAA